From the genome of Solibacillus sp. FSL H8-0538:
ACGCTTCCTTAGTAACATGGATTTCTTCTTTACCAGCATTGCGTAAATCATTCATCATTTGCTTAATTTCTCGGTCAAGTGTTATGGCTACTTCTTTATCTCTATTTAATTTTTGCTTCGTCTGTTCAAATGCTGCAATTTGTTGCTTAGTCAAATTATTAACCAATGGTATCATTCTGTTAACTTGCGTTTCTAACTGTACAATATCTTCATGTATCGATTTCAGTAACGCTGCTCTATCCTGAATCACAACTAGTCCTTCTTGTTTGTTCATGCTATTAATAATTAATTCGGTTCGTCTTTCGAGTCGATTACCTGAAATCGCTGTCACAATCATACTTTTTGCAATCGCTGTTCCACCAATAATCTTGCCCTTACGCTCATCAACTAAAATGGAGTGCCCTTTTAGATGTGATCCGAGCGCATAAAATCCAATATGAACGTCTTCACCAGCTACTAGATTCGCCTCATTCACATGCTTCACGAAAATATTACCGCCAGCCTCAACACGCGTTTGTCCTAAACCGAAAATCCCTCCACGAATAAACACATCGCCGTCTAATGATTTTATCAACTTGGCTCCTGAAACGCCTTCTGCACCTTCTATTGAGATATCTCCTTTTGCTGTAACGCTATAGCCAACCTGAACCGTTCCACGAATACTAATAGATCCTGCAAAGTCAATATTTCCCGTCTCTACACCAACATCGCCAGCAATGGGTAAATGATGATTAACAGACACCATCCCTTGTACATGCTCTAGAACGCCGCCTATACGAGATCTTAATATAGTTTTTCCGTTCTCTTCAACTTCATAGGCTGATTTTTTATCATATTTAAGCATTCCATCTCGACCAGGCTGTGCAGGCACTAAGTCATTATGCACATTGTAACCAGGTGTCCCTTGCTGAAGGGGGATTTTTTCCCCTAGCCAATCACCTTCACTAATTTCAAAAATAAAACTCATATCATAATAGTCGGCCTTACCATCTTCACGAATAACGGGCTTACGTTCTGGAATTTCTAAATACGTAATTTTCGCATCCTCACCCTTCACAGGCGGAGTCCCTTGTGCTATTAACATTGCCTTACCAGTAACAATACTCTCTAGATTAATACTTAAAACACCATGATTTATACTATTTTCTACTAACAATTTACGTACTATTTCTGAAATTTCTTGTTTATTTTCACGGACATATTCAGCGGTTTCATGTATAAACAATGACACAGACATTTTGTCTCGAGAAATTTCAAGGGCAACTGTCGGTAGCCATTCGCCAATTTCTGTTTTATTTTCATTTACTTTCGATAAGACATTTTTTAAAATTGCAAAGTTCGTTAATTTTATACGAGGATTTAAGCGTATAATGCTATCAAAATCTTTTAATAAAAATCCGGTTTGCATTGTTTTGATGTAAACTTTACCATTTTCTTCGGATACTTCTAAAAATTTATTTTCAAAGATGATCACGCGAATCCTCCTTCCACTTATTTTATAGTATATACAATATTTAGTATTTTGTTTAGAGAATTTTATCACAAAAGGTTAAAATCCTTACTCGAAAATAAAACTAATCAAAATATTTATTTTATTTAGTCCTATAGATTTATTTGCATTAATTCCAACTGTGACTGAAGTTATACGAAATCTTATTAATACTGTTTATACACGATTACAAAGGTAATTATTCCATTGGAAATGAGTAACTCAATTAAAGGAGGCAACGTATTTTTTAGTGGATAAGAAAGGACATCAACTCGCCCTATTTGGGGTGAATGATGTCTTTCTATATGACTGGATCGTCTTCTTAAATAAATTTTGTTAGATCATCGCGTTTTCTGTTCTCAAAAAAAAAAAAACACCTCCAAACGAGTAACAATACTCGAAATGAATGTGTTTCAACAAGTAAATCAATTAAATAAAGTTTATTACTTTTAAAGAGTAGTTTGCTGGTAAAATTCTATGAATTACAGTGATCTAAATACTATAAACCCCGCCAAATCAAGCTTAACTCGCTACCATTTCAATGCGTATTTTATCCGCAATCATCGCAATGAACTCTGAATTCGTGGGTTTTGATTTTAAGTGGTGCACGGTATAGCCGAACATCTCTGAAATCGATTCGTAGTTGCCACGGTTCCATGCGACTTCAATGGCATGGCGAATGGCACGTTCGACGCGGGATGGTGTTGTGTTAAATTTCTTGGCGATTTCTGGATATAAAATTTTTGTTACAGAGCCCAAAAGTTCAATATCATAATAGACCATCTGAATGGCTTCACGTAAGTAAGAGTAGCCTTTAATATGTGCTGGCACACCAATTTCTTTAATTATAGCTGTAATTGTCGTATCTAACTGACGTTGGTCCAATTTTTGCGAAACTTGTGGTTGCAACACACTTTTACGCTTTTCGCCATCGCCCCTTTGTCCTGCGCAATGTAGAATTTTTTGAACAAGTTGATCAAACTCGAACGGCTTGAGCATAAAATACGAAGCCCCAAAATTCACCGCTTGCTTCATTACATCCTCTTGACCAAATGCCGTTAGCATAATAACTTGCGTATTCATATGGCGTTCGTCATTATACATAGCCTCAAGAACCGCTAGTCCATCCAAGTGCGGCATAATAATATCTAGGAGAAGTACGTCCAATTGATGTTCCTCTAACATTTTAATGCATATTTTACCATTCGAAGCAGTAGCTACTACTTCAATTTCTGGATGGTTTTGAAAATACAGCTCCATTGTTTTCACTAGTTCACGATTGTCATCAGCAATCGCTATTTTTACTTTCGTCAAAAATATTCCCCCTTTTTATTCTAATACTTCAAATTTCTTCTACACTCCAAATGTGTCCATTTGACATAGTTTTGATATTTCGACATTCCCCCAAAAAAACCTCTTTACTGCAAAAAAATGAGTAATGAGTAGTATGTTTTCGGTCTAAAACGACAAAATTCATTTCCATTTTTATTTTGTCGAATTATCATTATGTATTATGTTAATAAAAAAACTGAAAAAAGACTACACTTTTACAAAAAGTATAGTCAATATTCCTTAATTAGGCGTTTTTTTCAGCATTTCGATGATCAGTATCCCCGCGCCTTTTGTCGGTTCTTCAACATACATATGTGTTACTGCCCCGACAAATTGACCATTTT
Proteins encoded in this window:
- the spo0A gene encoding sporulation transcription factor Spo0A codes for the protein MTKVKIAIADDNRELVKTMELYFQNHPEIEVVATASNGKICIKMLEEHQLDVLLLDIIMPHLDGLAVLEAMYNDERHMNTQVIMLTAFGQEDVMKQAVNFGASYFMLKPFEFDQLVQKILHCAGQRGDGEKRKSVLQPQVSQKLDQRQLDTTITAIIKEIGVPAHIKGYSYLREAIQMVYYDIELLGSVTKILYPEIAKKFNTTPSRVERAIRHAIEVAWNRGNYESISEMFGYTVHHLKSKPTNSEFIAMIADKIRIEMVAS
- a CDS encoding DUF342 domain-containing protein, with the translated sequence MIIFENKFLEVSEENGKVYIKTMQTGFLLKDFDSIIRLNPRIKLTNFAILKNVLSKVNENKTEIGEWLPTVALEISRDKMSVSLFIHETAEYVRENKQEISEIVRKLLVENSINHGVLSINLESIVTGKAMLIAQGTPPVKGEDAKITYLEIPERKPVIREDGKADYYDMSFIFEISEGDWLGEKIPLQQGTPGYNVHNDLVPAQPGRDGMLKYDKKSAYEVEENGKTILRSRIGGVLEHVQGMVSVNHHLPIAGDVGVETGNIDFAGSISIRGTVQVGYSVTAKGDISIEGAEGVSGAKLIKSLDGDVFIRGGIFGLGQTRVEAGGNIFVKHVNEANLVAGEDVHIGFYALGSHLKGHSILVDERKGKIIGGTAIAKSMIVTAISGNRLERRTELIINSMNKQEGLVVIQDRAALLKSIHEDIVQLETQVNRMIPLVNNLTKQQIAAFEQTKQKLNRDKEVAITLDREIKQMMNDLRNAGKEEIHVTKEAYSGTYIQIGKKSTILSKMTNGKFILEFGELNV